One region of Bacteroidia bacterium genomic DNA includes:
- a CDS encoding toxin-antitoxin system YwqK family antitoxin, with the protein MKRIYILLLLLAFLASEKKIYGQTKKDSLQYFLMDSLKAFTVYADTAKTLNRIDANGKKQGAWKKNYPNGAMRYKGYFVDDQPVGDFVYYYSRDTIQAVLDYGNGTDGKAKATMYFPGGNLMAKGFYTQEKKDSTWCYYDPYGPVVSTENYLNGLKNGVCKIFYPNGQVNEERTWLNGKQNGIWRQYFENGAIKSLGRYQNDSLDGRVTFFYPDGVKIAAQGIYKNDVKNGEWIFYKDDGTVLNKQTFNMGHITKGQVVITQEEQDKLKKDYELKEEQNKEDQPK; encoded by the coding sequence ATGAAAAGAATTTATATTTTATTACTGTTACTCGCTTTTTTGGCTTCCGAAAAAAAAATTTATGGACAGACGAAAAAAGATTCATTGCAATATTTTTTAATGGACAGCTTGAAAGCATTTACCGTTTATGCTGATACTGCCAAAACACTTAATAGAATTGACGCAAATGGAAAAAAACAAGGTGCTTGGAAAAAGAATTATCCAAACGGAGCGATGCGCTATAAAGGCTATTTTGTAGATGATCAACCCGTTGGTGATTTCGTTTATTATTATTCGCGAGATACCATTCAAGCTGTATTGGATTATGGCAATGGCACGGATGGAAAAGCAAAAGCAACGATGTATTTCCCTGGGGGAAATTTGATGGCAAAAGGTTTTTATACTCAAGAGAAAAAAGACAGCACTTGGTGTTATTACGATCCATACGGACCGGTAGTTTCAACCGAAAATTATCTAAACGGCCTGAAAAATGGTGTTTGTAAAATATTTTATCCAAATGGACAAGTAAACGAAGAACGTACTTGGTTAAACGGAAAACAAAATGGTATTTGGCGACAGTATTTTGAAAACGGAGCTATTAAATCTTTGGGGAGATATCAAAACGATTCACTGGATGGAAGAGTAACTTTTTTTTATCCAGACGGAGTAAAAATTGCTGCGCAAGGAATTTATAAAAACGATGTTAAAAATGGAGAATGGATTTTCTATAAGGATGATGGCACGGTGTTAAATAAACAAACGTTTAATATGGGACACATCACGAAAGGACAAGTCGTAATTACGCAGGAAGAACAAGATAAATTGAAAAAAGATTACGAATTGAAAGAAGAACAAAACAAAGAAGATCAGCCGAAATAA